A genomic stretch from Taeniopygia guttata chromosome 9, bTaeGut7.mat, whole genome shotgun sequence includes:
- the KIF1A gene encoding kinesin-like protein KIF1A isoform X14: MAGASVKVAVRVRPFNSREMSRESKCIIQMSGSTTTILNPKQPKETPKSFNFDYSYWSHTTPADINYASQKQVYRDIGEEMLQHAFEGYNVCIFAYGQTGAGKSYTMMGKQEKDQQGIIPQLCEDLFSRINDTTNDNMSYSVEVSYMEIYCERVRDLLNPKNKGNLRVREHPLMGPYVEDLSKLAVTSYNDIQDLMDSGNKARTVAATNMNETSSRSHAVFNIIFTQKRHDAETDITTEKVSKISLVDLAGSERADSTGAKGTRLKEGANINKSLTTLGKVISALAEMDSGPNKNKKKKKTDFIPYRDSVLTWLLRENLGGNSRTAMVAALSPADINYDETLSTLRYADRAKQIRCNAVINEDPNNKLIRELKDEVARLRDLLYAQGLGDIIDMTNAIAGISPSSSLSALSSRAASVASLHERIMFAPGSEEAIERLKETEKIIAELNETWEEKLRRTEAIRMEREALLAEMGVAMREDGGTLGVFSPKKTPHLVNLNEDPLMSECLLYYIKDGITRVGREDAEKRQDIVLSGHFIKEEHCLFRSDTKTGGEVIVTLEPCEGADTYVNGKKVTEPSILRSGNRIIMGKSHVFRFNHPEQARQERERTPCAETPAEPVDWAFAQRELLEKQGIDMKQEMEQRLQELEDQYRREREEANYLLEQQRLDYESKLEALQKQMDSRYYPEANEEEEEPEDEVQWTEREFELALWAFRKWKWYQFTSLRDLLWGNAIFLKEANAISVELKKKVQFQFVLLTDTLYSPLPPDLLPPDAAKDREKRPFPRTIVAVEVQDQKNGATHYWTLEKLRQRLDLMREMYDRAAEVPSSVIEDCDNVVTGGDPFYDRFPWFRLVGRAFVYLSNLLYPVPLVHRVAIVSEKGEVKGFLRVAVQAISADEEAPDYGSGVRQSGTAKISFDDQHFEKFQSESCPAVGMSRSGTSQEELRIVEGQGQVSDVGPSADEVNNNTCAVTPEDLLDSPEKPAPDGPLEVALDHLKLGSIFTFRVTVLQASSISAEYADIFCQFNFIHRHDEAFSTEPLKNTGRGPPLGFYHVQNIAVEVTKSFIEYIKSQPIVFEVFGHYQQHPFPPLCKDVLSPLRPSRRHFPRVMPLSKPVPATKLSTMTRPSAGPCQCKYDLMVFFEICELEANGDYIPAVVDHRGGMPCHGTFLLHQGIQRRISVTLVHETGSLIHWKEVRELVVGRIRNTPEADESLIDPNILSLNILSSGYIHPSQDDRISLGNDTRTFYQFEAAWDSSMHNSLLLNRVTPYREKIYITLSAYIEMENCTQPAVITKDFCMVFYSRDAKLPASRSIRNLFGSGSLRASESNRVTGVYELSLCRVADAGSPGMQRRRRRVLDTSVAYVRGEENLAGWRPRSDSLILDHQWELEKLSLLQEVEKTRHYLLLREKLETTQRLGMETLSPCSSEDSESRSTSCISSPLSADGAPESRTSPPETPSERQKELAVKCLRLLTHTFNREYSHSHVCISASESKLSEMSVTLMRDPSMPALGVTTLTPSSTCPSLVEGCYNAMEVRPPQVSSRAESPDLEPVVEGEQKKSPARRPEEEKEPQRLLVPDIQEIRVSPIVSKKGYLHFLEPHTNGWVKRFVVVRRPYVYIYNSDKDAVERAILNLSKAQVEYSEDQQAMLKTPNTFAVCTEHRGILLQASSDKDMHDWLYAFNPLLAGSIRSKLSRRRTAQMRI, encoded by the exons CTATCCTGaacccaaaacagcccaaagaGACACCAAAAAGCTTCAACTTTGACTATTCCTACTGGTCCCACACTACG CCTGCAGACATCAACTATGCATCCCAGAAGCAAGTGTACCGGGACATTGGagaggagatgctgcagcacgCCTTTGAAGGCTACAATGTGTGCATCTTTGCCTACGGGCAGACAGGAGCTGGAAAATCCTACACCATGATGGGCAAGCAGGAGAAGGACCAGCAAGGCATCATCCCACAG CTGTGCGAGGACCTCTTCTCCCGCATCAACGACACCACCAATGACAACATGTCCTATTCTGTGGAG GTGAGCTACATGGAGATCTACTGCGAACGCGTGAGGGACCTGCTGAACCCCAAGAACAAGGGGAACCTGCGGGTGAGGGAGCATCCTCTTATGGGTCCATATGTTGAGGACCTTTCCAAGCTGGCTGTGACCTCCTACAATGACATCCAGGACCTTATGGACTCTGGAAACAAAGCCCG cacagtGGCTGCTACCAACATGAATGAGACCAGCAGCCGCTCCCACGCCGTGTTCAACATCATCTTCACGCAGAAGCGGCACGACGCCGAGACAGACATCACCACTGAGAAG GTCAGCAAAATCAGCTTGGTGGACCTGGCTGGGAGTGAGCGAGCTGATTCCACAGGTGCCAAGGGCACAAGGCTAAAG GAAGGAGCAAACATCAACAAGTCCTTGACCACTCTGGGGAAAGTCATCTCTGCCCTGGCAGAAATG GACTCAGGGCCAAACAAG aacaaaaagaagaagaagacggATTTCATCCCCTACCGAGACTCGGTGCTCACCTGGCTGCTGCGGGAGAACCTGG GAGGCAACTCCAGAACTGCCATGGTGGCTGCTCTCAGTCCTGCTGACATCAACTACGATGAGaccctcagcaccctcag GTACGCTGACCGTGCCAAGCAGATCCGCTGCAATGCTGTCATCAACGAGGACCCCAACAACAAGCTCATCCGGGAGCTGAAGGACGAGGTGGCACGTCTGCGTGACCTTCTCTATGCCCAGGGCCTCGGGGACATCATTGACA TGACCAATGCCATTGCTGGGATCAGcccctcttcctccctctctgccttGTCCAGCCGCGCTGCCTCGGTCGCCAGCCTCCACGAGCGCATCATGTTTGCTCCGGGCAGCGAAGAGGCAATTGAAAGACTCAAG GAAACGGAGAAGATCATTGCAGAGCTGAACGAGACGTGGGAGGAGAAGCTGCGTAGGACAGAAGCGATACGGATGGAGAG GGAAGCGTTGCTGGCTGAAATGGGAGTGGCCATGAGGGAGGATGGAGGCACCTTGGGCGTATTTTCTCCTAAAAAG ACACCGCACTTGGTCAACCTGAATGAGGATCCGCTCATGTCCGAGTGTCTTCTCTACTACATCAAGGATGGGATAACGAG GGTTGGCCGGGAAGATGCTGAGAAGAGGCAGGACATCGTTCTCAGCGGGCACTTCATTAAAGAAGAGCACTGCCTGTTCCGCAGCGACACCAAAACTGGTGGTGAAG TGATAGTGACACTGGAGCCCTGTGAAGGTGCTGACACCTACGTGAACGGCAAAAAGGTGACAGAGCCCAGCATCCTGCGCTCAG GAAACCGCATCATCATGGGGAAGAGCCACGTTTTCCGCTTCAACCACCCCGAGCAGGCTCGGCAGGAGCGCGAGCGGACCCCGTGCGCTGAGACCCCCGCAGAGCCCGTGGACTGGGCGTTTGCCcagagagagctgctggagaagcaaGGCATCGACATGAAACAGGAGATGGAGCAGCG GCTCCAGGAACTGGAGGACCAGTACCGGAGGGAACGGGAAGAGGCAAATTACcttctggagcagcagaggctg GACTATGAGAGCAAGCTGGAGGCATTGCAGAAGCAGATGGATTCTAGATATTACCCTGAGGcaaatgaggaggaggaagaaccTGAGGATGAAG TGCAGTGGACAGAGCGGGAATTCGAGCTCGCCCTCTGGGCCTTTAGGAAGTGGAAGTGGTACCAGTTCACCTCCCTCCGTGACCTGCTCTGGGGCAATGCCATCTTCCTCAAGGAAGCCAATGCCATCAGCGTGGAGCTGAAAAAGAAG GTCCAGTTCCAGTTTGTGCTCCTCACGGACACGCTGTACTCACCTCTCCCTCCCGACCTGCTGCCTCCCGATGCTGCCAAGGACCGGGAGAAGCGACCATTCCCCAGGACCATCGTGGCTGTAGAGGTGCAGGACCAGAAGAACGGGGCAACACATTACTGGACCCTGGAGAAGCTGAG GCAGCGCCTGGACCTGATGCGTGAGATGTATGACCGAGCAGCAGAAGTGCCTTCCAGTGTCATCGAGGACTGTGACAATGTGGTGACTGGCGGAGACCCTTTCTACGACCGCTTTCCCTGGTTCAGGCTGGTCGGCAG GGCCTTTGTCTACCTGAGCAACCTCCTCTACCCCGTGCCCCTGGTGCACCGCGTGGCCATCGTCAGCGAGAAGGGCGAGGTGAAGGGCTTCCTGCGCGTGGCTGTCCAGGCCATCTCAG CGGATGAAGAAGCCCCTGACTATGGCTCTGGTGTGCGGCAGTCAGGGACAGCCAAGATCTCCTTTGATGACCAGCACTTCGAGAAG TTCCAGTCAGAGTCGTGCCCAGCTGTCGGGATGTCTCGCTCGGGGACCTCTCAGGAGGAGCTGCGCATAGTGGAAGGTCAGGGGCAGGTCAGCGACGTGGGTCCGTCTGCAGATGAAGTCAACAACAACACCTGTGCAG TGACCCCAGAGGATCTTCTGGACAGCCCAGAAAAGCCTGCACCGGATGGGCCACTGGAGGTGGCTTTGGACCACCTGAAGCTGGGCAGCATCTTCACATTCCGTGTGACAGTCCTGCAAGCCTCCAGCATCTCTGCAGAATACGCTGACATCTTCTGCCAGTTCAA CTTCATCCATCGCCACGATGAGGCCTTTTCAACAGAACCCTTGAAGAACACAGGACGGGGACCACCCCTGGGATTCTATCATGTCCAAAAT ATTGCTGTGGAGGTGACAAAATCTTTCATCGAATACATCAAGAGCCAGCCAATTGTGTTTGAGGTGTTTGGCCATTACCAGCAGCACCCCTTCCCACCTCTCTGCAAGGATGTCCTGAG CCCGCTGAGGCCATCCCGACGCCACTTCCCCCGTGTGATGCCACTCTCCAAACCAG TGCCTGCGACAAAGCTGAGCACCATGACTCGGCCCAGTGCTGGCCCCTGCCAGTGCAAGTACGACCTGATGGTCTTCTTTGAGATCTGTGAGCTGGAGGCCAATGGCGA CTACATCCCTGCTGTTGTGGACCACCGTGGAGGCATGCCATGCCATGGGACCTTCCTCCTTCATCAG GGCATCCAGAGGAGAATTAGTGTCACCTTGGTGCATGAAACAGGCAGCCTCATCCACTGGAAGGAAGTACGGGAGCTGGTTGTGG GTCGAATCCGGAACACCCCAGAGGCAGATGAGTCGCTCATCGACCCCAACATTCTGTCCCTGAACATCCTCTCCTCTGGCTACATCCACCCCTCCCAGGATGACCG CATTTCGCTGGGAAATGACACTAG gACTTTCTACCAGTTTGAGGCGGCGTGGGATAGCTCCATGCACAACTCGCTGCTGCTCAACCGTGTTACCCCTTACCGGGAGAAGATCTACATCACCCTGTCAGCTTACATCGAG atGGAGAACTGCACTCAGCCTGCTGTCATCACCAAAGACTTCTGCATGGTTTTCTACTCCCGGGATGCCAAACTTCCTGCCTCACGCTCCATCCGCAATCTTTTTGGCAGCGGCAGCCTGCGGGCTTCTGAGAG CAACCGTGTGACAGGAGTTTACGAGCTCAGCCTCTGCCGCGTGGCTGATGCCGGCAGCCCAG GCATGCAGAGAAGGCGCCGGCGTGTGCTGGACACCTCTGTAGCTTACGTCAGGGGAGAGGAGAACCTGGCTGGCTGGCGGCCCCGCAGTGACAGCCTCATCCTTGACCATCAGTGGGAGCTGGAGAAACTCAGCCTTCTGCAAGAA gtggAGAAGACAAGACACTACCTGTTACTGCGTGAGAAGCTGGAGACCACCCAGCGCCTGGGCATGGAGACCCTGTCCCCCTGCTCCAGCGAGGATTCCGAGTCCCGAAGCACCTCCTGCATCTCCTCCCCACTCTCTGCTGACGGAGCACCTGAAAGCCGCACCTctccccctgagacccccagcgAGAGGCAGAAGGAGCTGGCTGTGAAG TGCTTGCGCCTGCTCACACACACCTTCAACAGGGAGTACAGCCACAGCCACGTCTGCATTAGCGCCAGTGAGAGCAAG CTGTCTGAAATGTCAGTGACCTTGATGAGAGACCCTTCCATGCCAGCTCTTGGAGTCACTACTCTCACCCCCTCCTCGACCTGCCCATCACTGGTGGAAGGATGTTACAATGCCATGGAGGTCAG acccccccaggtTTCCTCCAGGGCAGAGAGCCCTGATCTGGAGCCTGTGGTAGAAGGGGAGCAGAAGAAGTCCCCAGCCCGCCGgcctgaggaggagaaggagccccaGCGGTTGCTGGTGCCCGACATCCAGGAGATTCGAGTCAG TCCCATCGTCTCCAAAAAGGGCTACCTGCACTTCCTGGAGCCTCACACCAATGGATGGGTGAAACGCTTCGTGGTGGTCCGGCGCCCCTATGTCTACATCTACAACTCAGACAAGGATGCGGTCGAGAGGGCCATACTCAACCTCTCCAAGGCCCAGGTGGAGTACAGTGAGGACCAGCAGGCCATGCTCAAG ACCCCGAACACGTTTGCGGTGTGCACAGAGCACCggggcatcctgctgcaggcgAGCAGTGACAAAGACATGCACGACTGGCTCTACGCTTTCAACCCTCTCCTGGCTGGATCCATAAG ATCCAAGCTGTCCAGAAGGAGAACAGCCCAGATGAGAATCTAA
- the KIF1A gene encoding kinesin-like protein KIF1A isoform X6: MAGASVKVAVRVRPFNSREMSRESKCIIQMSGSTTTILNPKQPKETPKSFNFDYSYWSHTTPADINYASQKQVYRDIGEEMLQHAFEGYNVCIFAYGQTGAGKSYTMMGKQEKDQQGIIPQLCEDLFSRINDTTNDNMSYSVEVSYMEIYCERVRDLLNPKNKGNLRVREHPLMGPYVEDLSKLAVTSYNDIQDLMDSGNKARTVAATNMNETSSRSHAVFNIIFTQKRHDAETDITTEKVSKISLVDLAGSERADSTGAKGTRLKEGANINKSLTTLGKVISALAEMDSGPNKNKKKKKTDFIPYRDSVLTWLLRENLGGNSRTAMVAALSPADINYDETLSTLRYADRAKQIRCNAVINEDPNNKLIRELKDEVARLRDLLYAQGLGDIIDTHPAAGGSKYVSDFENNNDAGGAELSQRHDNLSTVTNAIAGISPSSSLSALSSRAASVASLHERIMFAPGSEEAIERLKETEKIIAELNETWEEKLRRTEAIRMEREALLAEMGVAMREDGGTLGVFSPKKTPHLVNLNEDPLMSECLLYYIKDGITRVGREDAEKRQDIVLSGHFIKEEHCLFRSDTKTGGEVIVTLEPCEGADTYVNGKKVTEPSILRSGNRIIMGKSHVFRFNHPEQARQERERTPCAETPAEPVDWAFAQRELLEKQGIDMKQEMEQRLQELEDQYRREREEANYLLEQQRLDYESKLEALQKQMDSRYYPEANEEEEEPEDEVQWTEREFELALWAFRKWKWYQFTSLRDLLWGNAIFLKEANAISVELKKKVQFQFVLLTDTLYSPLPPDLLPPDAAKDREKRPFPRTIVAVEVQDQKNGATHYWTLEKLRQRLDLMREMYDRAAEVPSSVIEDCDNVVTGGDPFYDRFPWFRLVGRAFVYLSNLLYPVPLVHRVAIVSEKGEVKGFLRVAVQAISADEEAPDYGSGVRQSGTAKISFDDQHFEKFQSESCPAVGMSRSGTSQEELRIVEGQGQVSDVGPSADEVNNNTCAVTPEDLLDSPEKPAPDGPLEVALDHLKLGSIFTFRVTVLQASSISAEYADIFCQFNFIHRHDEAFSTEPLKNTGRGPPLGFYHVQNIAVEVTKSFIEYIKSQPIVFEVFGHYQQHPFPPLCKDVLSPLRPSRRHFPRVMPLSKPVPATKLSTMTRPSAGPCQCKYDLMVFFEICELEANGDYIPAVVDHRGGMPCHGTFLLHQGIQRRISVTLVHETGSLIHWKEVRELVVGRIRNTPEADESLIDPNILSLNILSSGYIHPSQDDRQFLDSDMPRTFYQFEAAWDSSMHNSLLLNRVTPYREKIYITLSAYIEMENCTQPAVITKDFCMVFYSRDAKLPASRSIRNLFGSGSLRASESNRVTGVYELSLCRVADAGSPGMQRRRRRVLDTSVAYVRGEENLAGWRPRSDSLILDHQWELEKLSLLQEVEKTRHYLLLREKLETTQRLGMETLSPCSSEDSESRSTSCISSPLSADGAPESRTSPPETPSERQKELAVKCLRLLTHTFNREYSHSHVCISASESKLSEMSVTLMRDPSMPALGVTTLTPSSTCPSLVEGCYNAMEVRPPQVSSRAESPDLEPVVEGEQKKSPARRPEEEKEPQRLLVPDIQEIRVSPIVSKKGYLHFLEPHTNGWVKRFVVVRRPYVYIYNSDKDAVERAILNLSKAQVEYSEDQQAMLKTPNTFAVCTEHRGILLQASSDKDMHDWLYAFNPLLAGSIRSKLSRRRTAQMRI, translated from the exons CTATCCTGaacccaaaacagcccaaagaGACACCAAAAAGCTTCAACTTTGACTATTCCTACTGGTCCCACACTACG CCTGCAGACATCAACTATGCATCCCAGAAGCAAGTGTACCGGGACATTGGagaggagatgctgcagcacgCCTTTGAAGGCTACAATGTGTGCATCTTTGCCTACGGGCAGACAGGAGCTGGAAAATCCTACACCATGATGGGCAAGCAGGAGAAGGACCAGCAAGGCATCATCCCACAG CTGTGCGAGGACCTCTTCTCCCGCATCAACGACACCACCAATGACAACATGTCCTATTCTGTGGAG GTGAGCTACATGGAGATCTACTGCGAACGCGTGAGGGACCTGCTGAACCCCAAGAACAAGGGGAACCTGCGGGTGAGGGAGCATCCTCTTATGGGTCCATATGTTGAGGACCTTTCCAAGCTGGCTGTGACCTCCTACAATGACATCCAGGACCTTATGGACTCTGGAAACAAAGCCCG cacagtGGCTGCTACCAACATGAATGAGACCAGCAGCCGCTCCCACGCCGTGTTCAACATCATCTTCACGCAGAAGCGGCACGACGCCGAGACAGACATCACCACTGAGAAG GTCAGCAAAATCAGCTTGGTGGACCTGGCTGGGAGTGAGCGAGCTGATTCCACAGGTGCCAAGGGCACAAGGCTAAAG GAAGGAGCAAACATCAACAAGTCCTTGACCACTCTGGGGAAAGTCATCTCTGCCCTGGCAGAAATG GACTCAGGGCCAAACAAG aacaaaaagaagaagaagacggATTTCATCCCCTACCGAGACTCGGTGCTCACCTGGCTGCTGCGGGAGAACCTGG GAGGCAACTCCAGAACTGCCATGGTGGCTGCTCTCAGTCCTGCTGACATCAACTACGATGAGaccctcagcaccctcag GTACGCTGACCGTGCCAAGCAGATCCGCTGCAATGCTGTCATCAACGAGGACCCCAACAACAAGCTCATCCGGGAGCTGAAGGACGAGGTGGCACGTCTGCGTGACCTTCTCTATGCCCAGGGCCTCGGGGACATCATTGACA CCCATCCTGCTGCGGGAGGATCCAAAT ATGTGTCCGACTTTGAGAACAATAATGATGCTGGAGGGGCAGAGCTGAGTCAGCGCCATGACAATCTCTCCACAGTGACCAATGCCATTGCTGGGATCAGcccctcttcctccctctctgccttGTCCAGCCGCGCTGCCTCGGTCGCCAGCCTCCACGAGCGCATCATGTTTGCTCCGGGCAGCGAAGAGGCAATTGAAAGACTCAAG GAAACGGAGAAGATCATTGCAGAGCTGAACGAGACGTGGGAGGAGAAGCTGCGTAGGACAGAAGCGATACGGATGGAGAG GGAAGCGTTGCTGGCTGAAATGGGAGTGGCCATGAGGGAGGATGGAGGCACCTTGGGCGTATTTTCTCCTAAAAAG ACACCGCACTTGGTCAACCTGAATGAGGATCCGCTCATGTCCGAGTGTCTTCTCTACTACATCAAGGATGGGATAACGAG GGTTGGCCGGGAAGATGCTGAGAAGAGGCAGGACATCGTTCTCAGCGGGCACTTCATTAAAGAAGAGCACTGCCTGTTCCGCAGCGACACCAAAACTGGTGGTGAAG TGATAGTGACACTGGAGCCCTGTGAAGGTGCTGACACCTACGTGAACGGCAAAAAGGTGACAGAGCCCAGCATCCTGCGCTCAG GAAACCGCATCATCATGGGGAAGAGCCACGTTTTCCGCTTCAACCACCCCGAGCAGGCTCGGCAGGAGCGCGAGCGGACCCCGTGCGCTGAGACCCCCGCAGAGCCCGTGGACTGGGCGTTTGCCcagagagagctgctggagaagcaaGGCATCGACATGAAACAGGAGATGGAGCAGCG GCTCCAGGAACTGGAGGACCAGTACCGGAGGGAACGGGAAGAGGCAAATTACcttctggagcagcagaggctg GACTATGAGAGCAAGCTGGAGGCATTGCAGAAGCAGATGGATTCTAGATATTACCCTGAGGcaaatgaggaggaggaagaaccTGAGGATGAAG TGCAGTGGACAGAGCGGGAATTCGAGCTCGCCCTCTGGGCCTTTAGGAAGTGGAAGTGGTACCAGTTCACCTCCCTCCGTGACCTGCTCTGGGGCAATGCCATCTTCCTCAAGGAAGCCAATGCCATCAGCGTGGAGCTGAAAAAGAAG GTCCAGTTCCAGTTTGTGCTCCTCACGGACACGCTGTACTCACCTCTCCCTCCCGACCTGCTGCCTCCCGATGCTGCCAAGGACCGGGAGAAGCGACCATTCCCCAGGACCATCGTGGCTGTAGAGGTGCAGGACCAGAAGAACGGGGCAACACATTACTGGACCCTGGAGAAGCTGAG GCAGCGCCTGGACCTGATGCGTGAGATGTATGACCGAGCAGCAGAAGTGCCTTCCAGTGTCATCGAGGACTGTGACAATGTGGTGACTGGCGGAGACCCTTTCTACGACCGCTTTCCCTGGTTCAGGCTGGTCGGCAG GGCCTTTGTCTACCTGAGCAACCTCCTCTACCCCGTGCCCCTGGTGCACCGCGTGGCCATCGTCAGCGAGAAGGGCGAGGTGAAGGGCTTCCTGCGCGTGGCTGTCCAGGCCATCTCAG CGGATGAAGAAGCCCCTGACTATGGCTCTGGTGTGCGGCAGTCAGGGACAGCCAAGATCTCCTTTGATGACCAGCACTTCGAGAAG TTCCAGTCAGAGTCGTGCCCAGCTGTCGGGATGTCTCGCTCGGGGACCTCTCAGGAGGAGCTGCGCATAGTGGAAGGTCAGGGGCAGGTCAGCGACGTGGGTCCGTCTGCAGATGAAGTCAACAACAACACCTGTGCAG TGACCCCAGAGGATCTTCTGGACAGCCCAGAAAAGCCTGCACCGGATGGGCCACTGGAGGTGGCTTTGGACCACCTGAAGCTGGGCAGCATCTTCACATTCCGTGTGACAGTCCTGCAAGCCTCCAGCATCTCTGCAGAATACGCTGACATCTTCTGCCAGTTCAA CTTCATCCATCGCCACGATGAGGCCTTTTCAACAGAACCCTTGAAGAACACAGGACGGGGACCACCCCTGGGATTCTATCATGTCCAAAAT ATTGCTGTGGAGGTGACAAAATCTTTCATCGAATACATCAAGAGCCAGCCAATTGTGTTTGAGGTGTTTGGCCATTACCAGCAGCACCCCTTCCCACCTCTCTGCAAGGATGTCCTGAG CCCGCTGAGGCCATCCCGACGCCACTTCCCCCGTGTGATGCCACTCTCCAAACCAG TGCCTGCGACAAAGCTGAGCACCATGACTCGGCCCAGTGCTGGCCCCTGCCAGTGCAAGTACGACCTGATGGTCTTCTTTGAGATCTGTGAGCTGGAGGCCAATGGCGA CTACATCCCTGCTGTTGTGGACCACCGTGGAGGCATGCCATGCCATGGGACCTTCCTCCTTCATCAG GGCATCCAGAGGAGAATTAGTGTCACCTTGGTGCATGAAACAGGCAGCCTCATCCACTGGAAGGAAGTACGGGAGCTGGTTGTGG GTCGAATCCGGAACACCCCAGAGGCAGATGAGTCGCTCATCGACCCCAACATTCTGTCCCTGAACATCCTCTCCTCTGGCTACATCCACCCCTCCCAGGATGACCG GCAGTTTCTTGATTCGGATATGCCTAG gACTTTCTACCAGTTTGAGGCGGCGTGGGATAGCTCCATGCACAACTCGCTGCTGCTCAACCGTGTTACCCCTTACCGGGAGAAGATCTACATCACCCTGTCAGCTTACATCGAG atGGAGAACTGCACTCAGCCTGCTGTCATCACCAAAGACTTCTGCATGGTTTTCTACTCCCGGGATGCCAAACTTCCTGCCTCACGCTCCATCCGCAATCTTTTTGGCAGCGGCAGCCTGCGGGCTTCTGAGAG CAACCGTGTGACAGGAGTTTACGAGCTCAGCCTCTGCCGCGTGGCTGATGCCGGCAGCCCAG GCATGCAGAGAAGGCGCCGGCGTGTGCTGGACACCTCTGTAGCTTACGTCAGGGGAGAGGAGAACCTGGCTGGCTGGCGGCCCCGCAGTGACAGCCTCATCCTTGACCATCAGTGGGAGCTGGAGAAACTCAGCCTTCTGCAAGAA gtggAGAAGACAAGACACTACCTGTTACTGCGTGAGAAGCTGGAGACCACCCAGCGCCTGGGCATGGAGACCCTGTCCCCCTGCTCCAGCGAGGATTCCGAGTCCCGAAGCACCTCCTGCATCTCCTCCCCACTCTCTGCTGACGGAGCACCTGAAAGCCGCACCTctccccctgagacccccagcgAGAGGCAGAAGGAGCTGGCTGTGAAG TGCTTGCGCCTGCTCACACACACCTTCAACAGGGAGTACAGCCACAGCCACGTCTGCATTAGCGCCAGTGAGAGCAAG CTGTCTGAAATGTCAGTGACCTTGATGAGAGACCCTTCCATGCCAGCTCTTGGAGTCACTACTCTCACCCCCTCCTCGACCTGCCCATCACTGGTGGAAGGATGTTACAATGCCATGGAGGTCAG acccccccaggtTTCCTCCAGGGCAGAGAGCCCTGATCTGGAGCCTGTGGTAGAAGGGGAGCAGAAGAAGTCCCCAGCCCGCCGgcctgaggaggagaaggagccccaGCGGTTGCTGGTGCCCGACATCCAGGAGATTCGAGTCAG TCCCATCGTCTCCAAAAAGGGCTACCTGCACTTCCTGGAGCCTCACACCAATGGATGGGTGAAACGCTTCGTGGTGGTCCGGCGCCCCTATGTCTACATCTACAACTCAGACAAGGATGCGGTCGAGAGGGCCATACTCAACCTCTCCAAGGCCCAGGTGGAGTACAGTGAGGACCAGCAGGCCATGCTCAAG ACCCCGAACACGTTTGCGGTGTGCACAGAGCACCggggcatcctgctgcaggcgAGCAGTGACAAAGACATGCACGACTGGCTCTACGCTTTCAACCCTCTCCTGGCTGGATCCATAAG ATCCAAGCTGTCCAGAAGGAGAACAGCCCAGATGAGAATCTAA